The Bufo gargarizans isolate SCDJY-AF-19 unplaced genomic scaffold, ASM1485885v1 original_scaffold_2179_pilon, whole genome shotgun sequence genome segment aatactgccatatagcgtATAAATATAGTACGCATATAACAGTGGCAAAAAGCGCCCAGGTAACAATGCATATATTGAATAAGGAAGAGTATGGCCAAATGAAAACTGTCTGGTGACTagataataccgccatatagtgctcatATATCGGCACCACATAGTGTTTAAGCTGTTAAAcctgtaaagtgacaaaattatTTCCACCATACAGTGTTCAAATAATGGTGTCATATGGTGGCAGTAAAACACTGCCATATAATACCATTGCCACACATTGCCAGGGCATTGCCTGCTTTTCCTGTTGAGCCCTGAtggcccccatactgcccccattaTATCACCCACTGTGGTCCCTACAGGTGGAGATGGAGGTGGCTCTGCTGGAGGGGGAGCTGAGGACGGAGAGGAAGGAGATGGAGAAGGACCAGGAGACCATACGACTCTTCCAAGAACAATTGCGGGAGGCGGAGTGGCGGTGGCAGGAGGAGAAAGCGAAGGTACTCATCGTATAGTCGGTAGAAGTGCAACTTTATATCAAGTTTTATACTTTGGTTTCCcactattttcaagatctctgcttgctgtgaccagaaGAAAACATATTTATATTCAGAGATTGGTAACCCACCCTAAGGGTTTGGTATAATGTATCGGTGTGGGCAGAGCTACTGTATCAGTCTGCGAGGTTTGTGTTTAGATAACAGAACATTGTCTGCACCAATACAATATATAGAAAATTGACAGCTTTGATCCGTTTTTAGCAATGGTAAGAAAGTTATCATTCaatgacagcaaacagagatctaACTAAAACTGTACAACCCATCTAATGATATAGAGATGGATCACTATAAATATTGCAGAATGGTGGCCCAGTGCCCCCGTTATCTCCAGTGCCCTGGGTGGTCTAGTGTACCTGGTCATCTAGTGCCCCTGGTAGTCCAATGCTCTTGGTGGTCCAGTCCTCCGGTGGTCCAGTCCCCCTGGTGGTCCAGTGGCTCTGGTGGTCCAGTGCATTTGGTGGCCCAGTGCACCTGGTCTAGTCCCCTTGGTGGTCCAGTGCTTTGCGTGGTCTAGTGCCCCTGGTGGTGGTCCAATGCCCCAGGTGGTTCAATGTCCTGGGTCTAGTGCCCCTGGTGGTCCAATGCCCTGGGTGGTCCAGTGCAATGGGTAGTGGTCCAGTGCCCTTGGTGGTCCAGTACCCAAGGTAGTCTTATGACCCTGGGTGGTCCAGTGCCCTGGGTGGTCCAGTGCAAGGTGTTGTGTTCCAGTGCCCTTGGTGGTCCAATGCCCCGGGTGGTCCAGTGCCCATGGGCTTTGGTAGTGCCATCATGCCTAGATTTCTATCTCACACCCACAGGATAAGCTACAATTACAGAACGAGAAGAAGAAAGTGAGAGAACTGGAGCAGAAGATATCGGAGAGTCAAGCACAGCTGGAGAACCAGCCCGAGAGTTTACGCGAGCAGCTCAGGAAGAACATCCAAGAGGTGAGCTGAAATGCCGGATGTCAGAGAGCCAGGGGTGGGGGTAGGCAATGTGTTAAAGGGGCGCCTGGTTCAGTCAGTTAAAGGGGAGGCTATCACTATTAATAGTATCTGTGTCTCTGGAGGACATTACTCAGATATTATGCTGATTTCTTTGTGCATTGTGTAATACTTTGTTTtacctgtgggggcagtgcagggaaattgaacacatTCTATTAAAGGAGCCCATATACCTAAAAGTAATATTAATGAAACCTGACGATTTTAGTGGGATTGGCCAACtattgtatatactgtgtatgggGCAGTCTCCTCCAGGGATTTTAGAGGAAAGAAGCTTTGTGCTCGTCAGCCGGGTGCAGGATCTGTGTGGGACGGGGTGGCAATGTTTGGTTTTCCTGCGTGTTATTGCAGGGCGGGTTTATAGATGCACCTTTGTGTACAGATGACGGAGATGATGGAGAGCGCAGTCAAGTCCTTTGAAGACTTGGAGTTCCAGCAGCTGGAGAAGGAGAGCAGCCGAGAAGAGGAGAGGGAAGCCTCGTACAGACAGATCTCACAGAGCCTATCCCAGAAGCAGAACGAGCTGAACAGGAGGAAGGTGAGAACATGGACCCTGTGATGCTCTCACCCCCCCCCGCCATGGATTATATTGATTACATTGTATGTGTACGTCACACACCGCATTGAATGCGCATATCACACACCACATTGTATGCGTACATCACACGCCGCATTGTATGCGCATATCACACACCGCATTGTATGTGTACGTCACACACCGCATTGTATGTGTACGTCACACACCGCATTGTATGTGTACGTCACACGCCGCATTGTATGTGTACGTCACACGCCGCATTGTATGTGTACGTCACACGCCGCATTGTATGTGTACGTCACACACCGCATTGTATGCGCACGTCACACACCGCATTGTATGTGTACGTCACACACCGCATTGTATGCGCACTATACACACCGCATTGTATGTGTACGTCACACGCCGCATTGTATGTGCACGTCACACGCCGCATTGTATGTGTACGTCACACACCGCATTGTATGCGCACTATACACACCGCATTGTATGTGTACGTCACACGCCGCATTGTATGTGTACGTCACACACCGCATTGTATGCGCACGTCACACACCGCATTGTATGCGTACGTCACACGCCGCATTGTATGTGTACATCACACACCGCATTGTATGTGTACATCACACACCGCATTGTATGCGcacatctgtaaaaaaaaactgccctaGGTGTCTTTTAATGAGAGTAGATGAAAAGTGGCCTCAACCACAACTTCTTGTCTTACAGGACAAAGTCCTTCGCCTGGAGGAGCAAGTGCGGAACGCAGAGGAGCAAGCGCAGGCGGAGAGGCTGAGAATCAGCGAGGAGAACACTCGAGTCTTCCAGTCTCTGAATAAGGTATAAAGACGATGACACCAGGAATGGAGTCCAGATCTTACACAAGGGTGACCTTCATCTGAATTTGGGACGTGACATTGACGTCTTGCACCAGGATGAGGTCCATGAGTTAAACCAATGCAACAGCCACAAGATGGCGCAAAGACATGGATTCTCGTGGGGTGCCCCAGTGTAAAGCCGTACACATTAGATGTATGTCAACCTAGCCGAAGCCGAGGGTATGCCAAGTCTGTGCTCCGGCTTCCACCTAGGCTGCCACCCCAGGTGTCGGCATGGAGCTTCAACAACTAGGCTGGACTCTCGCCTGATTGAGAGCCCAAGGGGTTTTACAGGGGTGTGTGGAACCAAGATGCCCCCCCAGACCTCAAGGGGGGTACCCGTAAGGGCGCTGCAACCCAATAAATTTAGAAGGGGCAGAGAGATTTAGAGGAGTgcagaggagtctgaagagtCCCTGTCTTGTTGGAGCCTCTTTGTAGGTGGGCTTCCTGGACGCAGAGGATTCACCTTAATCCGCCAAGCAGTGAATGACCCAGGGCCTGGCGTCACACCCAGCGGCAGGCAGAGCTGTCAGCGCCACAAACTGCAGGAACTTAAAGCTTCTCCTCTAGAATCCTTCCCTGTCCTCCAGCAGAGGATCTGACATAACTCTGCCTCCTTCTGTCATGTTATatatcctgggaaagctgggtgaccaccgaCGTTAGAAGAGGGTGTCCTGCGTGACCAGGTGGATTTGCCCAGGAGGACTGTAGGGTCCATCAGCATCACCCAGATGTAGCAGATATGGGGTAGAGGACCTACTGCTGGATAACCAGGATTCACCATTCAGGACACCAGGAGAGCAGAGCAGTAATAACTGAGAGGACAGGTATCTAAAGAAAGAGGAAACTACATGGCTGACAACAGAGAACGACAGTCACAGATTCTCAGCACCTACTGGATATTAGGAGAACTTATTGGTTTCATTTTAGAATATTTTCTGATACAAAGCTCCAGGTCCTCTCCACTGACAAAGAATAAAATGCTACAATTCTTTTCAGTCAACATTGGGGGGAGTTTAAGAGCTCACCACGTATAtaactgtatatagtaatctcctgagctccccctagtggtggctgtatatatctgtatgtagtaatctcctgagctccctctagtggtggctgtatatatctgtatgcagtaatctcctgagctccctctagtggtggctgtatatatctgtatgtagtaatctcctgagctcctcctagtggtgactgtatatatctgtatgtagtaatcttctgagctccctctagtggtggctgtatatatctgtatgtagtaatctcctgagctccctctagtggtggctgtatatatctgtatgtagtaatctcctgagcttcccctagtggtgtctgtatatatatgtatgtagtaatctcctgagctccctctagtggtggctgtatatatctgtatgtagtaatctcctgagctccctctactagaggctgtatatatctgtatgtagtaatctcctgagctccctctactagaggctgtatatatctgtatgtagtaatctcctgagctccctctactaGAGGcttatgtagtaatctcctgagctccctctagtggtggctgtatacatctgtatgtagtaatctcctgagctccctctagtggtggctgtatatatctgtatatagtaatctcctgagctccctctagtggtggctgtatataactgtatatagtaatctcctgagctccctctagtggtggctgtatatatctgtatatagtaatctcctgagcttcctctagtggtggctgtatataactgtatatagtaatctcctgagctccctctagtggtgactgtatacatctgtatgtagtaatctcctgagctccctctagtggtggctgtatatatctgtatgtagtaatctcctgagctccctctagtggtggctgtatatatctgtatgtagtaatctcctgagctccctctagtggtggctatatatatctgtatgtagtaatctcctgagctccctctagtggtggatgtatatatctgtatgcagtaatctcctgagttccctctagtggtggctgtacatatatctgtatgtagtaatctcctgagctccctctagtggtggctgtatatatctgtatgcagtaatctcctgagctccctctagtggtggctgtatatatctgtatgtagtaatctcctgagctcctcctagtggtggactgtatatatctgtatgtagtaatcttcctgagctccctctagtggtggctgtatatatctgtatgtagtaatctcctgagctccctctagtggtggctgtatatatctgtatgtagtaatctcctgagcttcccctagtggtgtctgtatatatatgtatgtagtaatctcctgagctccctctagtggtggctgtatatatctgtatgtagtaatctcctgagctccctctacgtagaggctgtatatatctgtatgtagtaatctcctgagctccctctactagaggctgtatatatctgtatgtagtaatctcctgagctccctctagtggtggctgtatacatctgtatgtagtaatctcctgagctccctctagtgggggctgtatatatctgtatgtagtaatctcctgagctccctctagtggtggctgtatatatctgtatgtagtaatctcctgagctccctctagtggtggctgtatatatctgtatgtagtaaatctcctgagctccctctagtggtggactgtataatctgtatatagtaatctcctgagctccctctagtggtgactgtatatatctgtatgtagtaatctcctgagctccctctagtggtggctgtatatatctgtatgtagtaatctcctgagctccctctagtggtggctgtatatatctgtatgtagtaatctcctgagctccctctagtggtggctgtatatatctgtatgtagtaatctcctgagctccctctagtggtggctgtacatatctgtatgtagtaatctcctgagctccctctagtggtggctgtaatatCTGTAGTAGTAACTCCTGAGCTCCTTGGTAGTGATATCTGTAtgttaatctcctgagctccctctagtggtggatgtatatatctgtatgtagtaatctcctgaagctccctctagtggtggctgtatattctgtatgtagtaatctcctgagctccctctagtggtggatgtatatatctgtatgtagtaatctcctgagctccctctagtggtgactgtatatatctgtatgtagtaatctcctgagctccctctagtggtagaggctgtatatatctgtatgtagtaatctcctgagctccctctagtggtggctgtatactatctgtatgtagtaatctcctgagctccctctagtggtggctgtatatatctgtatgtagtaatctcctgagctccctctagtggtggctgtatatatctgtatagtagtaatctcctgagctccctctagtggtggctgtatatatctgtatatagtaatctcctgagcttccctctagtggtggctgtatataactgtatatagtaatctcctgagctccctctagtggtgtatactgtatagtaatCTCCTagtctagtggtgactgtatacatctgtatgtagtaatctcctgagctccctctagtggtggctgtatatatctgtatgtagtaatctcctgagctccctctagtggtggctgtatatatctgtatgtagtaatctcctgagctccctctagtggtggctatatatatctgtatgtagtaatctcctgagctccctctagtggtggatgtatatatctgtatgcagtaatctcctgagttccctctagtggtggctgtacatatatctgtatgtagtaatctcctgagctccctctagtggtggctgtatatatctgtatgcagtaatctcctgagctccctctagtggtggctgtatatatctgtatgtagtaatctcctgagctcctcctagtggtgactgtatatatctgtatgtagtaatcttctgagctccctctagtggtggctgtatatatctgtatgtagtaatctcctgagctccctctagtggtggctgtatatatctgtatgtagtaatctcctgagcttcccctagtggtgtctgtatatatatgtatgtagtaatctcctgagctccctctagtggtggctgtatatatctgtatgtagtaatctcctgagctccctctactagaggctgtatatatctgtatgtagtaatctcctgagctccctctactagaggctgtatatatctgtatgtagtaatctcctgagctccctctagtggtggctgtatacatctgtatgtagtaatctcctaagctccctctagtggtggctgtatatatctgtatgtagtaatctcctgagctccctctagtggtggatgtatacatctgtatgtagtaatctcctgagccccctctagtggtggctgtatatatctgtatgtagtaatctcctgagctccctctagtggtggctgtatatatctgtatgtagtaatctcctgagctccctctagtggtggctgtatatatctgtatgtagtaatctcctgagctccctctagtggtggctgtatatatctgtatgtagtaatctcctgagctccctctagtggtggctgtatatatctgtatgtagtaatctcctgagctccctctagtggtggctgtatatatctgtatgtagtaatctcctgagctccctctagtggtgactgtatatatctgtatgtagtaatctcatgagcgccctctagtggtggctgtgtatatctgtatgtagtaatctcctgagctccctctagtggtggctgtatatatctgtatgtagtaatctcctgagctccatctagtggtcgctgtatatatctgtatgtagtaatctcctgagctccctctagtggtggctgtatatatctgtatgtagtaatctcctgagctccctctagtggtggatgtatatatctgtatgtagtaatctcctgagctccatctagtggtggatgtatatatctgtatgtagtaaggaCGGATGTAATTATATGTATGTAGAAAGGGATCATTCACACCCTTCTCTAAATATAGAGCTAAACTTGTGCCCTGTGAAGAGCAGGTGTGAATGATCATGGCAGATCTGTCTGGACGTATCTTAAGGGGGATCTCTGCTACGGCAATCTCCTTCTACTAGAAGGGTCCTCAGAAAAAAGGTGGAACGTAGGGTGCCCTGCTGCTGTAATCTGTGGAGGAACCTGGCGGCAAGTGTTGAGGTGTCCTGCAGCGTCCCACAGGTtcattaagttttacacaatttttaATGATCTGTATATTGCACGGACATTCGGGGTCATCCAAAGTGGGGAACGCTCTATGTAGCTGCTGTGTGTTCAAGGGACCCATCCCCATATTATTACTCTAATAGTGATCTTTCTGAACCTGACAACCCCTTCAATCTGTGACCTCATAGAGTTGATTATTTTTCAGGAGAAGGATCGCTTGTTGGCTCTTACTGCATTGAGTGGGAAGACGTCCGACCAACAGGACGGGAAGGAGGGTTCCCTCAAAAAAGTGAGTAATAGCCCTCATCCATATAGCTGTCTTTTCCAAACTTACCTACCCTCTCACCCCCTTCACTCATTCCCTTCATATCCCCCATTATCTCCGAATACCAGGTGGACACTCTGACCCCCCCGCCCCACTACCCGCACTCTGCCCCCTCATGGTCCCCGATCCCTCTGCTCCATCACCCCCCACTCTGCCCCCTCATGGTCCACGATCCCTCTGCCCCACTACCCCCACTCTGCCCCCTCATGGTCCCGATCCCTCTGCCCCATcatcccccactctgccccctcATGGTCCCCGATCCCCCTGCCCCATTACCCCCACTCTGCCCCCTCATGGTCCCCGATCCTTCTGCCCCATCACCCCCCACTCTGCCCCCTCATGGCCTCATGCTCCCCGATCCCCCCGCCCCACTTACCCCCACTCTGCCCCCTCATGGTCCCCGATCCCTCTGCCCCATCACCCCCACTCTGCCCCCTCATGGCCCCATGCTCCCCGATCCCCCTGCCCCATTACCCCCACTCTGCCCCCTCATGGTCCCCGATCCCTCTGCCCCATCACCCCCCACTCTGCCCCCTCATGGCCTCATGCTCCCCGATCCCCCTGCCCCATTACCCCTACTCTGCCCCCTCATGGCCCCCGATCTCTCTGCCCCATCACCCCCACTCTGCCCCATCATGGTCCCCGATCCCTCTGCCCCATTACCCCCACTCTGCCCCCTCATGGTCCCCGATCCCTCTGCCCCATTACCCCGACTCTGCCCCCTCATGGTCCCAGATCCCTCTGCCCCATcccccccccactctgccccCTCATGGTCCCTGATCCCTCTGCCCCATCACCCCCCACTCTGCCCCTCATGGTCCCTGATTTCTCTGCACCATCACCCCCCACTCTGCCCCCTCATGGTCCCTGATCCCTCTGCCCCATCACCCCCACTCTGCCCCCTCATGGTCCCTGATCCCTCTGCCCCATCACCCCCCACTCTGCCCCCTCATGTTCCCCGATTCTTCTTCCCCATCATCCCCCATTCTTCCCCCTCATGGTCCCCGATCCCTCTGCCCCATCATGGTCCCTGATCCCTCTGCCCCATCACCCCCCACTCTGCCCCTCATGTTCCCCGATCCCTCTTCCCCATCATCCCCCATTCTTCCCCCTCATGGTCCCCGATTCCCTCTGCCCCATCACCCCCCATTCTTCCCCCTCATGGTCCCTGATCCCTCTGCCCCATCACCCCCCACTCTGCCCCCTAATGATCCCCGATCCCTCTGCCCCATTACCCCCACTCTGCCCCCTCATGGCCCCCGATCTCTCTGCCCCATCACCCCCACTCTGCCCCATCATGGTCCCCGATCCCTCTGCCCCATTACCCCCACTCTGCCCCCTCATGGCCTCATGGTCCCTGATCCCTCTGCCCTATCACCCTCCACTCTGCCCCCTCATGGTCCCCGATTCCCTCTGACCCATCACCCCCATTCTTCCCCCTCATGGTCCCCGATTCCCTCTGCCCCATCACCCCCATTCTTCCCCCTCATGGTCCCTGATCCCTCTGCCCCATCACCCCCCACTCTGCCCCTAATGATCCCCGATCCCTCTGCCCCATTACCCCCACTCTGCCCCCTCATGTTCCCCGATCCCTCTTCCCCATCATCCCCCATTCTTCCCCCTCATGGTCCCCGATCCCTCTGCCCTATCACCCTCCACTCTGCCCCCTCATGGTCCCCGATCCCTCTTCGCCATCATCCCCCATTCTTCCCCCTCATGGTCCCCGATCCCTCTTCCCCATCATCCCCCATTCTTCCCCCTCATGGTCCCCGATCCCTCTTCCCCATCACCCCCCATCATCCCACATCATCCCCCACTCTTCCCCCTCATGGTCCCCGATCCCCCTGCCCCATTACCCCCACTCTGCCCCCTCATGGTACCCGATCCCTCTGCCCCATTACCCCCACTCTGCCCCCTCATGGTACCCGATCCCTCTGCCCCATCACCCCCTACTCTGCCTCCTTCTACCTCTCTTTGAACTTCTGCACTTTTCAGACCACTCTCTTGTTTTAAGTAGGACTCTAACATATCGGAGCTCGCTCCAAAGCATGAACCTCACATGTCCATGCGCAAAATAAAAGTGAGTACGCCCCAGGGAGCACGCTCCAGTCTCTGTTTTGTGTATAGATGTGCAGTaaacgcctcctcctccaatcATTGAGTTGGACTGACACGGAAATTTACAACAAACAATCTCTTCCACAATCCGCCATTGTTCTTCTTACTGCTGGTTATGGGAAGCAAAATCACAGCGCagcgctgccccctgctggccgAGCGCAGTATTACACGATTCATTTCCACTTATCTGACTTCTGTCCTTCTCTGTAAATTTCTTCTCTGCGCTCAATAATCATCTTATATCCAATGGTCTGAATGGTGATGTCATAATTTTAGGAATATTTtttattagagataagcgaatcattTGGCAGTGTCACCCGATCCGGCAATCTTCAGAATCCTATGGAAGGACGGATTCATCTGTTATTTTATTGCATTTGGCAAAAAATTGATTTTCAAACTGAAATCCATTCAGCAAATCCCTTGGACATTGTACGGACCGGCTGGGGAATTGCTGTTTAATTTGCAGATCGGCATTATGTGAATTGGGCAGATTACAAAACATTGTCCACGATGATATAAACAGGGCTGAAGTTTTCTAAAAACGGACAGATGtgctgctgtttttggaagaaaacagccttgttttttttttattataatcctggacattccctttaaattccatCCAGAAATAGTTCATTTTGGTACTTACTTCAACTGTCCACTAGGGGCTCCAGAGAACCTCCAGCCTGCCCAGGAGAAGAGGAAATGCTCCGTTTTTCCGTCAGTCTGACCGCCCAGTTTCGCTTCACGGCAACAGTAAGTGGCGAGATTATTACATTTGTCCTCCTCATTTGCAATAATTTTTAGAACTTACTTTATTGTTTCTGATTTcttgtaaaataaaatttaatccgTGTGAAAAGTTCTGCAAATCCCTAATAAATGTGGCGCAAAAAAGAAACTTCCATTTTTAGTGCTTAGCGGTTCCGCATAAAAACGTGTGACTTTTCCAAATTTCATACCGCCGCTCTTGCCACATTAAGAGGTGGGGCCTCTGAAAAATCTGCTGATTTTGGGCCCTTACAAATACAAATTTGTTCTGTTCAATAAAGAAACCGCCATAGAAACCCCTTGTTTTTTTTCCTACCGCATGTGGTTTTATGGCCTTTTTTTACTTACATTTTTCCGGTGTGAATCGCGTTTCGTTAACCTACAGagatgcaaaaaaacaaaaacgccaAAAGTGTCAACCCGCCAAgtagttttttttcaaaaaggccAGAGACCTGATTaatgaaaaaaacataaaaaaacgtgCATCTTGCGTTTCATCTGGAGCTGGATTTtcgaccgcaaaaaaaaaaaacgccaaaagtGCACAAAACACCATTAGCCCCCCTCACCATAGTTCACACCACAGACTGGCTCATAGCTGGTGGGGATTAGGTTTTCTGGCACACGATGCCCCGAAAATGCCATTCTTAATAAACTACCTCCACAGGGTTTCAATTCCGCACCCTTGACAAGATCCCCCCTTGCTGTTAATGAACAGCCACATTCCTGTTCACATCCAGAGGTTGAAAACCAATCCAGGCCCATCATGATtcttacagctgagggtttgttacagttgtatccagtcctgACAATTCCTCTGTAGGCAGCACAAACCTCACTcctgtttgctacaatgtatcagtgcagatatCATGTATCGGGTTGTTCAGCTCACAGATGTAGCAAACCCTGAACCGTGAGAAGTATTAGGCCTGTGCGGGTTTCATACAGATTGTTCCGATTTTACCGACATCAAGAAGAGATTTTGTAAATGTGAAAGAATTGAAAcccaaagggggtcatttaggatcagaaatactcctatattaggcgtatttctggcgcggattgcggcgcaaaggccctctgcgccgcaatctgcgactgtttgtttttttacgcctgttttaggtgtagaaaatggtctaaatgtacacTTAGACTGGCGCTGTATACGCCTGCGCCTCTATTACTTCGGTGGATCCAGCTATAGGGATTATAGACCAGCctcatgtgtctccatggttacagactacagacaAACCTGGTGTAGTCTGATGCCGTAATGTCTTACTCCATTTTTTCAGACAATAGGGAAGGAGGCAgagactaaaaaatgtcccccatatgcccaggcccctcgcactgaatctacttacctggtccctgcaccgctgcTTCGCAGAtgaaaaacatccggtgtcgccACCGGCAGGCgtggacggggacgagcctctctagtgtcacccgcaatgctagggaggctcgtcttcgtcccccgcctgccattggctgctcccccccgacaccagatgttttcatccgtgcacggggagaagccgcagcggcggtgcggggagcgGGGTaggtatattccctgtgaggggtccgccacatggggggggggcagttattgatattgggtaacccctttaactaccgcACTGCCATCTGAAATGCAGGATTTGTGTTCCCCTGTGTGAAACTGAATGACTCTGATAGATGTCCGCCGTTATCTTGCAGCGTGTCTGGAGGGCGCCGGCCTGGCTCTGCATCTCGCCGTATCCTCCAGCAGTTCTGGCGGTAAGATTGCCTTAGCCATCAGCCCGAATCTTCAGATCACAAGGAACCGCAATCGTATGGGTGAAGAAAGGAGATCTTGTGGGGGGAGACTGCAGAACGGTGCGCCCAGGCTTCCGCTGACATACAGGTAGCTGTACCGACCCCCGTGGCGTCCCTCCTCATCTTCATCATCAGTGTCGTTATATATCATTGACTATATTCTCTTCTCCACAGACCCATTCCTAAAATAGCAGAGATGGAACGTCAGCTACTAGAGGCCATGGCAGAAAAAGAGCGCCTCCTGAAGGCCAGGGTGAGTAACACA includes the following:
- the LOC122924052 gene encoding pleckstrin homology-like domain family B member 3 isoform X1, coding for MVVGCPGTFLGQPELQICLESASRKAKSMSPERKEDCGWEPPVEELEGDSMSSEGGRVADSTTDDEETSSTESSHTQREELAGNPVQRRLEAEQMKVMSRISQLEQEIRELQLQRRELKIEVEMEVALLEGELRTERKEMEKDQETIRLFQEQLREAEWRWQEEKAKDKLQLQNEKKKVRELEQKISESQAQLENQPESLREQLRKNIQEMTEMMESAVKSFEDLEFQQLEKESSREEEREASYRQISQSLSQKQNELNRRKDKVLRLEEQVRNAEEQAQAERLRISEENTRVFQSLNKEKDRLLALTALSGKTSDQQDGKEGSLKKDSNISELAPKHEPHMSMRKIKGLQRTSSLPRRRGNAPFFRQSDRPVSLHGNTCLEGAGLALHLAVSSSSSGGKIALAISPNLQITRNRNRMGEERRSCGGRLQNGAPRLPLTYRPIPKIAEMERQLLEAMAEKERLLKAREEKRTANEMTKRLEAEQNHVKEEAPVPSPPLVQAAIPETTAEPAPLDLRSYLEASGHSVETCPHVRVSAMCCRGYLVKMGGRIKTWKKRWFVFDRQKRRLAYYADKEEQKLKGVIYFQAIEEVYYDHLRSAFKSPHPKLTFCLKTFERLFCMVAPTPEAMRMWMDVMVTAAEENSRY
- the LOC122924052 gene encoding pleckstrin homology-like domain family B member 3 isoform X2, with the translated sequence MVVGCPGTFLGQPELQICLESASRKAKSMSPERKEDCGWEPPVEELEGDSMSSEGGRVADSTTDDEETSSTESSHTQREELAGNPVQRRLEAEQMKVMSRISQLEQEIRELQLQRRELKIEVEMEVALLEGELRTERKEMEKDQETIRLFQEQLREAEWRWQEEKAKDKLQLQNEKKKVRELEQKISESQAQLENQPESLREQLRKNIQEMTEMMESAVKSFEDLEFQQLEKESSREEEREASYRQISQSLSQKQNELNRRKDKVLRLEEQVRNAEEQAQAERLRISEENTRVFQSLNKEKDRLLALTALSGKTSDQQDGKEGSLKKGLQRTSSLPRRRGNAPFFRQSDRPVSLHGNTCLEGAGLALHLAVSSSSSGGKIALAISPNLQITRNRNRMGEERRSCGGRLQNGAPRLPLTYRPIPKIAEMERQLLEAMAEKERLLKAREEKRTANEMTKRLEAEQNHVKEEAPVPSPPLVQAAIPETTAEPAPLDLRSYLEASGHSVETCPHVRVSAMCCRGYLVKMGGRIKTWKKRWFVFDRQKRRLAYYADKEEQKLKGVIYFQAIEEVYYDHLRSAFKSPHPKLTFCLKTFERLFCMVAPTPEAMRMWMDVMVTAAEENSRY